Proteins encoded in a region of the Leifsonia sp. PS1209 genome:
- a CDS encoding LysR substrate-binding domain-containing protein, producing the protein MRIEEIAQFRALAADGHLADTADTLGVSQSTLTRTIAKLEAEMGVELFDRKKNHLELNQYGEILLAHGIRAQTELEEARARIDALRDPSAGTVSVAYVSSFGHWLIPRVVSEYRALFPDIRFVLRGGTADTVLDALREGAADLAFTSPDPRDREIEWRPLTSERLAVGVPDAHPLAGRAVIDVDDLEPFEFVALRTGSGLRHIADAYFARRGIVPNIVLEVTELVTLQALVRDGVGIALLPDSSTEPGVTLVPLAEEAVRVIGLARNLARSESAAASQFARFVREELGLDGRRQGAQR; encoded by the coding sequence ATGCGGATCGAAGAGATCGCCCAGTTCAGAGCGCTGGCGGCAGACGGACATCTGGCCGACACAGCGGACACTCTCGGCGTCTCCCAGTCCACGCTGACCAGGACCATCGCCAAGCTCGAGGCGGAGATGGGCGTCGAGCTCTTCGACCGCAAGAAGAACCACCTTGAGCTGAACCAGTACGGCGAGATCCTGCTCGCCCACGGCATCCGGGCGCAGACCGAGCTGGAGGAGGCCCGCGCGCGCATCGACGCACTGCGCGACCCGTCGGCGGGCACGGTGTCCGTCGCGTACGTGTCGTCGTTCGGCCACTGGCTGATCCCGCGCGTGGTGAGCGAGTACCGCGCACTGTTCCCTGACATCCGGTTCGTGCTGCGCGGAGGGACGGCGGACACGGTGCTGGATGCGCTGCGCGAGGGAGCGGCCGACCTCGCCTTCACCAGCCCGGACCCCCGGGACCGCGAGATCGAGTGGCGACCACTGACCTCCGAACGACTGGCGGTCGGGGTGCCGGATGCGCATCCACTGGCCGGACGCGCGGTGATCGACGTGGACGACCTCGAACCGTTCGAGTTCGTCGCGCTGCGCACCGGATCCGGGCTGCGGCACATCGCCGACGCATACTTCGCCCGGCGCGGGATCGTGCCGAACATCGTGCTGGAGGTCACCGAACTGGTGACGCTGCAGGCACTGGTGCGCGACGGGGTCGGGATCGCGCTGCTGCCGGACTCCTCGACCGAGCCGGGCGTGACGCTGGTGCCGCTGGCGGAAGAGGCGGTGCGCGTGATCGGGCTCGCCAGGAACCTGGCGCGCAGCGAATCGGCCGCCGCGTCGCAGTTCGCACGGTTCGTGCGCGAGGAGCTGGGGCTGGACGGGCGGCGGCAGGGCGCCCAGCGGTAG